One segment of Hippopotamus amphibius kiboko isolate mHipAmp2 chromosome 2, mHipAmp2.hap2, whole genome shotgun sequence DNA contains the following:
- the GATM gene encoding glycine amidinotransferase, mitochondrial isoform X3 produces MCNILKMEGVTVRRPDPIDWSLKYKTPDFESTGLYGAMPRDILIVVGNEIIEAPMAWRARFFEYRAYRAIIKDYFRRGAKWTTAPKPTMADELYDQDYPIRSVEDRHKLAAQGKFVTTEFEPCFDAADFIRAGRDIFAQRSQVTNYMGIEWMRKHLAPDYRVHIVSFKDPNPMHIDATFNIIGPGLVLSNPDRPCHQIDLFKKAGWTIVTPPIPVIPDDHPLWMSSKWLSMNVLMLDEKRVMVDANEVPIQKMFEKLGISTIKVNIRNANSLGGGFHCWTCDVRRRGTLQSYFD; encoded by the exons atgtgcaatattttaaaaatggaaggagTGACAGTGAGGAGGCCTGACCCCATTGACTGGTCGTTGAAGTATAAAACTCCTGATTTTGAGTCTACGG GTTTATATGGTGCGATGCCTCGAGACATCCTGATAGTTGTGGGAAATGAGATTATCGAGGCTCCCATGGCCTGGCGCGCTCGCTTCTTTGAGTACCGCGCATACAGAGCAATTATCAAAGATTACTTCCGCCGTGGGGCCAAGTGGACAACAGCTCCTAAGCCCACAATGGCTGATGAGCTTTATGACCAG GATTACCCTATCCGTTCTGTAGAAGACAGACACAAATTGGCTGCTCAGGGAAAATTTGTGACGACTGAGTTTGAGCCATGCTTTGATGCTGCTGACTTCATTCGAGCTGGAAGAGATATCTTTGCACAGAGGAGCCAG gttACAAACTACATGGGCATTGAATGGATGCGTAAGCATCTCGCTCCAGACTACAGAGTGCATATAGTCTCCTTTAAAGACCCCAATCCAATGCACATTGATGCCACCTTCAATATCATTGGGCCCGGTCTTGTGCTTTCCAACCCTGACCGACCATGTCACCAG ATTGATCTTTTCAAGAAAGCAGGATGGACCATAGTTACTCCTCCAATACCAGTCATCCCAGATG ATCACCCACTCTGGATGTCTTCCAAATGGCTTTCCATGAATGTCTTAATGCTAGATGAAAAGCGTGTCATGGTGGATGCCAATGAAGTCCCAATTCAAAAGATGTTTGAAAAGCTGG GTATCAGTACCATTAAGGTTAACATTCGTAATGCCAATTCGCTGGGAGGAGGCTTCCACTGCTGGACCTGCGATGTCCGGCGCCGAGGCACCCTGCAGTCCTACTTTGACTGA
- the GATM gene encoding glycine amidinotransferase, mitochondrial isoform X2, with amino-acid sequence MLRVRCLRGGSRGAEAVHYIGSRANTYEKYWPFYQKYGGHYFPKDHLKKAVAEIEEMCNILKMEGVTVRRPDPIDWSLKYKTPDFESTGLYGAMPRDILIVVGNEIIEAPMAWRARFFEYRAYRAIIKDYFRRGAKWTTAPKPTMADELYDQDYPIRSVEDRHKLAAQGKFVTTEFEPCFDAADFIRAGRDIFAQRSQVTNYMGIEWMRKHLAPDYRVHIVSFKDPNPMHIDATFNIIGPGLVLSNPDRPCHQIDLFKKAGWTIVTPPIPVIPDDHPLWMSSKWLSMNVLMLDEKRVMVDANEVPIQKMFEKLGISTIKVNIRNANSLGGGFHCWTCDVRRRGTLQSYFD; translated from the exons GCCAACACATATGAAAAGTACTGGCCTTTTTACCAAAAGTATGGGGGCCATTATTTTCCCAAAGATCACTTGAAAAAGGCTGTTGCCGAAATTGAAGAAatgtgcaatattttaaaaatggaaggagTGACAGTGAGGAGGCCTGACCCCATTGACTGGTCGTTGAAGTATAAAACTCCTGATTTTGAGTCTACGG GTTTATATGGTGCGATGCCTCGAGACATCCTGATAGTTGTGGGAAATGAGATTATCGAGGCTCCCATGGCCTGGCGCGCTCGCTTCTTTGAGTACCGCGCATACAGAGCAATTATCAAAGATTACTTCCGCCGTGGGGCCAAGTGGACAACAGCTCCTAAGCCCACAATGGCTGATGAGCTTTATGACCAG GATTACCCTATCCGTTCTGTAGAAGACAGACACAAATTGGCTGCTCAGGGAAAATTTGTGACGACTGAGTTTGAGCCATGCTTTGATGCTGCTGACTTCATTCGAGCTGGAAGAGATATCTTTGCACAGAGGAGCCAG gttACAAACTACATGGGCATTGAATGGATGCGTAAGCATCTCGCTCCAGACTACAGAGTGCATATAGTCTCCTTTAAAGACCCCAATCCAATGCACATTGATGCCACCTTCAATATCATTGGGCCCGGTCTTGTGCTTTCCAACCCTGACCGACCATGTCACCAG ATTGATCTTTTCAAGAAAGCAGGATGGACCATAGTTACTCCTCCAATACCAGTCATCCCAGATG ATCACCCACTCTGGATGTCTTCCAAATGGCTTTCCATGAATGTCTTAATGCTAGATGAAAAGCGTGTCATGGTGGATGCCAATGAAGTCCCAATTCAAAAGATGTTTGAAAAGCTGG GTATCAGTACCATTAAGGTTAACATTCGTAATGCCAATTCGCTGGGAGGAGGCTTCCACTGCTGGACCTGCGATGTCCGGCGCCGAGGCACCCTGCAGTCCTACTTTGACTGA